One Defluviitoga tunisiensis genomic window carries:
- the xylA gene encoding xylose isomerase, with amino-acid sequence MSEYFKGIKQIEYVGKGSKEQLAFHYYNPKEIIGGKSMEDHLRFSVAYWHTFTAEGRDMFGVESAHREWNKYTDPLDKALARADAAFEFMSKLGVKYFCFHDRDLVDEQETLRETNKLLDKVVEHIKGKMKESGIKLLWGTANLFAHPRFMQGAATTCDADVYAYASAQVKKALEITKELNGENYVFWGGREGYETLLNTNMELELNNLAKFMHMAVEYAKEIGFTGQFLIEPKPKEPTKHQYDFDVANSYAFLQKYNLDKYFKFNIEANHATLAGHTFQHELRYARINNLLGSIDANMGDLLLGWDTDQFPTNVYENVLAMYEILKNGGIAPGGLNFDAHVRRPSYEDIDLFYAHIAGMDAFALGLKIAHKIIEDKVLEDFIEKRYNSFKEGIGKKIVEGTTNLKELEDYVIDKKVSLPKSGRQEYLENIINQYIF; translated from the coding sequence ATGAGTGAATATTTCAAAGGAATAAAACAAATTGAATACGTTGGAAAAGGTTCTAAAGAACAATTAGCTTTTCATTATTACAATCCTAAAGAGATAATTGGTGGAAAGTCGATGGAGGACCATCTAAGATTTTCTGTTGCTTACTGGCATACTTTCACTGCAGAAGGTAGAGATATGTTTGGCGTGGAAAGTGCTCACAGAGAATGGAATAAGTACACTGATCCTTTAGATAAAGCTTTAGCTAGAGCTGATGCTGCTTTTGAATTTATGAGTAAACTTGGTGTAAAATATTTTTGTTTTCACGATAGAGATTTAGTTGATGAACAAGAAACTCTCAGAGAGACTAACAAATTGCTTGATAAAGTTGTTGAGCATATTAAAGGAAAAATGAAAGAAAGTGGTATCAAGTTACTTTGGGGAACTGCTAACTTGTTTGCTCATCCCAGATTCATGCAAGGAGCAGCTACAACTTGTGATGCAGATGTTTATGCGTACGCATCTGCTCAAGTCAAAAAAGCTCTTGAAATTACCAAAGAATTAAATGGAGAAAACTATGTATTTTGGGGTGGAAGAGAAGGATATGAAACACTTCTTAATACAAACATGGAATTAGAGTTAAACAATTTAGCTAAATTCATGCATATGGCGGTAGAATACGCTAAAGAAATAGGATTCACAGGTCAGTTTTTAATAGAACCAAAACCAAAAGAACCTACAAAACATCAATATGATTTTGACGTGGCTAATTCCTATGCATTTCTACAAAAGTATAACTTAGATAAGTATTTTAAATTCAACATTGAAGCAAATCACGCAACACTGGCAGGACATACATTCCAGCATGAATTAAGATATGCAAGAATTAACAATCTCCTAGGAAGCATAGATGCGAATATGGGAGATTTATTACTTGGATGGGATACAGATCAATTCCCCACCAATGTGTATGAAAATGTTTTAGCCATGTATGAAATACTTAAAAATGGAGGTATTGCACCTGGAGGGTTAAACTTTGATGCTCACGTAAGAAGACCGTCTTACGAAGATATAGATTTATTTTATGCTCACATTGCAGGAATGGACGCATTTGCTTTAGGTCTAAAAATAGCTCATAAAATAATAGAAGATAAAGTACTGGAAGATTTTATTGAAAAACGATATAATAGTTTCAAAGAAGGAATAGGTAAAAAGATAGTTGAAGGCACAACAAATTTAAAAGAACTTGAAGACTATGTTATTGACAAGAAAGTTTCTTTACCTAAATCTGGCAGACAAGAATACTTGGAAAATATTATCAATCAATATATTTTTTAA
- a CDS encoding glycoside hydrolase family 3 N-terminal domain-containing protein encodes MKIYKDHNQPIEERVKDLLNQMTLDEKIAQLGSYWSYEILENGEFSTQKASKLLNFGIGQITRPGGATGFSPKQTAKLVNEIQKFLVNKTRLGIPAFIHEECLSGYMTKGATIFPQMIGIASTWQPELCEQMTSRIRDQMKTLGIHQGLSPVVDVTRDPRWGRTEETFGEDPYLVLSMGVSYVKGLQSDNIKNGVVATLKHFVGYGVSEGGMNWAPAHIGERELREIFLLPFEAAIKEGKAKSVMNAYHELDGIPCGASKKLLRNVLRDEWNFDGIVVSDYFAINSIMDYHKVASDKEQAAIKALTAGIDVELPTFDCYKEPLKKAVESGKLPITFVDDAVKNILRLKFEMGLFENPFVDLEKVPENLDLAEDRKLAYEIAVKSLVLLKNDGILPLIRDNHPIKKVAVIGPNANSARNLTGDYTYLTHLETLEQDAFGTSAMKGIEFSESELPITTIYEALKEKLIPLGIEVSYSKGCEINDKDKSYFTEAVNLAKSSDVAILVLGDKSGLTKDCTTGESRDSSTLKLPGVQLELLREIKKTNTPIILVLVTGRPYSLEWADKHVSAILEAWLPGEEGGNAIADIIIGNRIPGGKLPISFPYHAGQIPVFYNHKPSGGRSHWWGDYVDYPTKPLYPFGYGLSYTTFEYSNLEITVEETNVFISCEVKNIGQFEGEEVVQLYINDEVASVTRPVKELKGFKRINLKPNETKKITFELPIEVLAFYDENMKFVVERGDFKVLIGSSSEDIRLKGNFFIQDNIFVDETNKKFFTKICF; translated from the coding sequence TTGAAAATTTATAAAGACCATAATCAGCCTATAGAAGAAAGGGTAAAAGATCTTTTAAATCAAATGACATTAGATGAAAAAATCGCACAATTAGGCTCGTATTGGAGTTACGAAATATTAGAAAATGGAGAGTTTTCTACTCAAAAAGCCTCAAAACTTTTGAATTTTGGAATAGGACAAATCACAAGACCTGGAGGTGCAACAGGTTTTTCTCCAAAACAAACTGCCAAATTAGTGAATGAAATTCAAAAATTTTTGGTTAATAAAACAAGATTAGGAATACCTGCTTTTATTCACGAAGAATGCTTAAGCGGATATATGACAAAAGGAGCTACAATTTTTCCTCAAATGATCGGTATTGCTAGTACTTGGCAACCAGAACTTTGTGAGCAAATGACCTCAAGAATAAGAGATCAAATGAAAACCTTAGGAATTCATCAAGGATTATCCCCTGTGGTTGATGTAACAAGAGATCCAAGATGGGGAAGAACTGAAGAAACTTTCGGGGAAGATCCTTATTTAGTTTTATCTATGGGGGTTTCCTACGTGAAAGGTTTACAATCAGATAACATAAAAAATGGGGTTGTAGCAACCTTAAAGCATTTTGTTGGATATGGCGTTTCTGAAGGAGGAATGAATTGGGCCCCAGCTCATATTGGAGAAAGAGAACTAAGGGAAATATTCTTACTACCTTTTGAAGCAGCTATTAAAGAAGGTAAAGCAAAATCCGTAATGAATGCATATCATGAACTTGATGGAATTCCCTGTGGCGCTTCTAAAAAATTGTTGAGAAACGTTCTTAGAGATGAATGGAATTTCGACGGAATAGTTGTATCAGACTATTTTGCAATTAATTCAATAATGGATTATCATAAAGTTGCTTCAGATAAAGAACAAGCTGCAATAAAAGCTTTAACAGCAGGAATAGATGTAGAACTTCCGACTTTTGATTGTTATAAAGAACCTTTAAAAAAGGCAGTTGAATCAGGAAAGTTACCAATTACTTTTGTTGACGACGCTGTTAAAAATATTCTTAGATTAAAATTTGAAATGGGATTGTTTGAAAATCCTTTTGTTGATCTAGAAAAAGTCCCTGAAAATCTTGATCTTGCAGAAGACAGAAAATTAGCTTATGAAATTGCGGTAAAGTCACTCGTTTTATTAAAGAATGATGGAATATTGCCTCTAATTAGAGATAATCACCCAATCAAAAAAGTTGCTGTTATTGGTCCGAATGCCAATAGTGCTAGAAATTTAACTGGGGACTATACTTATCTTACACACTTAGAAACTTTAGAACAAGACGCTTTTGGCACCTCTGCAATGAAAGGCATAGAATTTTCAGAGAGTGAATTACCTATCACTACAATATATGAAGCATTAAAAGAAAAATTAATCCCTCTGGGAATAGAAGTCTCTTACTCCAAAGGTTGTGAAATTAACGATAAAGATAAAAGTTATTTTACTGAAGCAGTAAACTTAGCTAAAAGTTCTGACGTAGCAATTCTAGTTCTTGGGGATAAATCTGGTCTAACCAAAGATTGTACAACCGGAGAATCTCGGGACAGTTCAACGTTAAAACTTCCAGGTGTTCAACTCGAGCTTCTTCGAGAAATTAAAAAAACCAACACACCTATAATCCTTGTTTTGGTAACTGGAAGACCCTATTCATTAGAATGGGCTGATAAACATGTTTCTGCCATTTTAGAAGCCTGGTTACCGGGTGAAGAAGGAGGCAACGCTATTGCTGACATAATAATTGGTAACCGAATACCTGGTGGGAAATTACCTATATCTTTTCCTTATCATGCTGGACAAATCCCTGTTTTTTATAATCATAAACCATCTGGTGGAAGAAGTCATTGGTGGGGCGATTATGTAGATTATCCTACTAAACCCCTATATCCATTCGGCTACGGCTTGAGTTACACAACATTTGAATATTCCAACTTAGAAATAACAGTCGAAGAAACAAATGTTTTTATAAGTTGTGAAGTAAAAAATATCGGACAATTTGAAGGAGAAGAAGTAGTTCAATTATACATAAATGATGAAGTGGCAAGTGTAACTAGACCAGTCAAAGAATTAAAAGGATTTAAGAGAATTAACTTAAAACCAAATGAAACCAAGAAAATTACTTTTGAATTACCTATCGAAGTATTAGCTTTTTATGATGAAAACATGAAATTTGTTGTTGAAAGAGGTGATTTTAAAGTATTAATTGGATCATCTTCCGAAGACATAAGATTGAAGGGTAACTTTTTTATTCAAGACAATATTTTTGTAGATGAAACAAATAAAAAGTTTTTTACTAAGATTTGTTTTTAA
- a CDS encoding polysaccharide deacetylase family protein codes for MKISFSYYPEGKRKAVTMSYDDGQIYDRKLVKIFNKYGIKGTFHLNSGKFDTYPFLNASEINNLFQGHEVSIHTLNHLFLTTLTKETIIEEIKGDKENLESLVNFPVRGMSYPYGDYNEELVKMLPYLDIEYSRTVNSHRNYTLPENFLTWHPTCHHDDHLLERTTDFVELDPNGRMLLLYVWGHSFEFERNNNWDLIEEFCKTIGNKDEIWYATNIEIIDYINALKNLKFSSNQHIIFNPSALDLWIGVDGNPTKINSGEYTYL; via the coding sequence ATGAAAATATCATTTAGTTATTATCCTGAAGGAAAAAGAAAAGCTGTTACGATGAGTTATGATGACGGCCAAATATATGATAGAAAATTAGTAAAAATTTTCAACAAATATGGAATTAAAGGAACTTTCCACTTGAATTCAGGAAAGTTCGATACATATCCTTTTCTTAATGCTTCTGAAATTAATAATCTTTTCCAAGGACATGAAGTTTCTATACACACTTTAAATCACCTATTTTTGACAACATTAACCAAAGAAACAATCATAGAAGAAATAAAAGGAGACAAAGAAAACCTAGAATCTCTAGTTAATTTTCCAGTACGAGGCATGTCTTATCCATATGGAGATTATAATGAGGAACTAGTTAAAATGCTTCCGTATCTTGATATTGAATACTCAAGAACAGTAAATTCTCATAGAAACTACACTCTCCCTGAAAATTTTCTAACTTGGCATCCAACTTGTCACCATGATGATCATCTGCTAGAAAGAACAACTGACTTTGTCGAGCTAGACCCTAACGGTAGAATGCTTCTTTTGTATGTATGGGGGCATAGTTTTGAATTCGAACGAAATAATAATTGGGATTTGATTGAAGAATTTTGTAAAACTATCGGGAATAAAGACGAAATATGGTATGCAACAAATATTGAAATTATTGATTACATAAATGCTTTGAAAAATCTAAAATTTAGTTCTAATCAACATATAATATTCAATCCTTCTGCTCTGGATTTATGGATAGGAGTAGACGGAAATCCAACAAAAATAAATAGTGGTGAATACACTTATCTATAA
- a CDS encoding SDR family oxidoreductase, which yields MIIMKSNLKEKVAVITGGGGILCGTIAKGLAKEGVKIAILDISLDKARTVTDEILKEGGDALAIKCDVLNKEEVKSAKEKVIEKYGKCDILINGAGGNHPKGTTTKEIFELSDLQQENKELITFFDLEVDGFEFVFNLNFLGTFIVSQVFLEEMVKHENSTIVNVSSMSAFSPMTKVPAYSAAKAAVSNFTYWLAVHFAKVGIRVNAIAPGFFLTEQNKNLLIHNDGTPTERYKKIIDHTPLGRLGVPEDLLGTVLWLCDENASGFVTGTVIPIDGGFMAYSGV from the coding sequence ATGATTATCATGAAATCAAATTTGAAAGAGAAAGTTGCCGTAATAACAGGTGGTGGAGGAATATTGTGTGGGACCATAGCAAAAGGATTAGCTAAAGAAGGTGTAAAAATAGCTATACTAGATATTTCTTTAGATAAAGCTAGAACCGTCACAGACGAAATATTGAAAGAAGGGGGAGATGCTTTAGCAATAAAATGTGACGTACTTAATAAGGAAGAAGTAAAATCAGCAAAAGAAAAAGTAATAGAAAAATACGGTAAATGCGATATTTTAATAAATGGAGCCGGTGGAAACCATCCAAAAGGAACAACTACAAAAGAAATTTTTGAGTTATCTGATCTTCAACAAGAAAATAAAGAGTTAATTACTTTTTTTGATCTAGAAGTAGACGGATTTGAATTTGTTTTTAATCTCAATTTTTTAGGCACATTTATAGTTTCTCAAGTATTTTTAGAAGAAATGGTTAAACACGAAAATTCAACCATAGTAAATGTTTCTTCCATGAGTGCATTTTCTCCTATGACGAAAGTTCCCGCCTACAGTGCTGCAAAAGCTGCTGTTAGCAACTTCACCTATTGGTTAGCAGTACATTTTGCAAAAGTTGGTATTAGAGTTAATGCAATCGCTCCTGGATTTTTTCTAACAGAACAAAATAAAAACCTACTTATTCACAATGATGGAACTCCTACTGAACGATACAAAAAAATAATCGATCACACGCCTCTAGGAAGACTAGGTGTCCCAGAAGATCTTTTAGGTACGGTTCTTTGGCTATGTGATGAAAATGCTTCTGGTTTTGTAACCGGTACTGTTATACCAATTGATGGTGGTTTTATGGCTTATTCTGGTGTGTAA
- a CDS encoding alpha-glucuronidase family glycosyl hydrolase — MKPFSNEIDYQCWLNYEHIKDQSLLNEYAKYLKNIVINENSYIIDSIKDEIYYSINKILGISPLINNYTNSNKFITISKIGKNNLVDSFLKDEEIIAIDEEGFLIKTVNSHDKKFIIVTSKSDNGLLYGTFYLIRTLQEKKLLDDLYVLENPKTPLRMINHWDNLNGNIERGYAGKSIFYRNYELVDNLDRIRDYARLLSSVGINAISLNNVNVGKEEARLIDDKIYIVETLYEIFKRYGIKVFLSVNFASPIMIGGLKTADPLNKEVNEWWKKRANFIYDHIPEFGGFLVKADSEDQPGPYSYNRNHADGANMLAEALAPHNGLIIWRAFVYNCYQDWRDQNTDRAKAAYETFIPLDGQFLDNVIIQIKNGPMDFQVREPVNPLFGGLKKTNQILELQITQEYTGQQKHLCYLVPQWKEVLDFDTYLFGEGTSVSEIISGVPFNSKKFGIAGVSNVGDDTNWTGHTLAQANLYGYGRLTWNPELKSSQITDEWIKCTFGNNSKLLENLSNMLQNSWTIYEKYTSPLGIGWMVNPGHHYGPNVDGYEYSRWGTYHRANHFGIGVDRTLKSGTGFTRLYQQPNFEMFEHLESCPEELLLFFHHVSYIYKLKNNKTLIQHIYDTHFEGVEDVQELINQWIELEGLIDNKRYQDVLSRLLEQKEHAKEWRDVINTYFYRKTMIYDEKCRKIYP; from the coding sequence ATGAAACCTTTTTCCAATGAAATAGATTACCAATGCTGGTTAAACTATGAACATATTAAAGATCAATCATTATTGAATGAATATGCTAAATATTTAAAGAATATAGTAATTAATGAAAACAGTTATATAATAGACTCCATAAAAGATGAAATCTATTATTCTATAAATAAAATATTGGGTATAAGTCCTCTTATCAACAACTATACCAACTCCAATAAATTTATAACTATATCTAAAATTGGAAAAAACAATTTGGTCGATTCATTTTTAAAAGATGAGGAAATTATAGCTATAGATGAAGAAGGATTTTTAATCAAGACTGTGAATAGTCACGACAAAAAATTTATAATAGTAACCTCTAAATCTGATAATGGATTACTATATGGAACTTTTTATTTAATTAGAACATTACAAGAAAAGAAACTCCTTGATGACTTATATGTTTTAGAAAATCCTAAAACCCCTTTAAGAATGATCAATCATTGGGATAATTTAAACGGAAACATAGAAAGAGGATACGCTGGAAAATCCATTTTCTACAGAAACTATGAATTGGTGGACAACCTTGATAGGATTAGAGATTATGCAAGATTACTTTCATCCGTTGGAATAAATGCAATATCTCTAAATAATGTAAATGTTGGAAAGGAAGAGGCTCGACTAATAGATGACAAGATTTATATAGTAGAAACTTTGTATGAAATTTTCAAAAGATACGGCATAAAAGTGTTTTTGAGTGTGAATTTTGCTAGCCCAATAATGATAGGCGGTTTAAAAACAGCGGATCCTCTAAATAAAGAAGTGAATGAATGGTGGAAAAAGAGAGCTAACTTTATTTATGATCACATTCCTGAGTTTGGAGGCTTTCTTGTCAAAGCTGATTCAGAGGATCAACCCGGACCATATTCATACAATAGAAACCATGCAGACGGGGCTAATATGCTTGCAGAAGCACTTGCTCCACATAATGGACTTATAATTTGGAGAGCTTTCGTCTACAATTGTTACCAAGATTGGAGGGACCAAAATACTGATAGAGCTAAAGCAGCTTATGAAACTTTCATACCGTTAGATGGTCAATTTTTGGACAACGTAATTATTCAAATAAAAAATGGACCTATGGATTTTCAAGTTAGAGAACCAGTAAATCCACTTTTTGGTGGCCTCAAAAAAACTAATCAAATCCTCGAACTTCAAATCACCCAGGAATACACTGGGCAACAAAAACATCTATGTTATTTGGTACCACAATGGAAAGAAGTCTTGGATTTTGATACCTATCTTTTTGGAGAAGGGACTTCCGTATCGGAAATTATATCAGGTGTTCCATTCAATTCAAAAAAATTTGGAATAGCAGGAGTTTCTAATGTGGGGGATGATACCAATTGGACAGGTCATACTTTAGCTCAAGCAAATCTTTATGGGTACGGTCGCCTAACGTGGAACCCAGAACTTAAAAGTTCACAAATTACAGATGAATGGATAAAGTGTACTTTTGGAAATAATTCAAAACTTCTTGAAAATTTATCAAACATGTTGCAAAATTCTTGGACAATATACGAAAAATATACTTCTCCTTTAGGAATAGGTTGGATGGTAAATCCAGGACATCATTATGGACCTAATGTAGATGGTTATGAATATTCAAGGTGGGGAACGTATCACAGAGCTAATCATTTTGGCATTGGTGTAGATAGAACTTTAAAGTCTGGCACAGGTTTTACCAGATTATATCAACAACCAAACTTTGAAATGTTTGAACATTTAGAAAGTTGTCCAGAAGAACTACTACTTTTCTTCCACCATGTTTCTTACATTTATAAGTTAAAAAATAATAAAACACTCATTCAACATATTTATGATACACATTTTGAAGGTGTAGAAGATGTTCAAGAATTAATCAATCAATGGATTGAACTTGAGGGACTAATAGACAATAAACGATATCAAGATGTTTTGTCCAGGCTTTTGGAGCAAAAAGAACATGCAAAAGAATGGAGAGATGTTATCAATACTTACTTTTATAGAAAGACTATGATCTATGATGAAAAATGCAGAAAAATCTATCCTTAA
- a CDS encoding GDSL-type esterase/lipase family protein, whose amino-acid sequence MNGDQIRILFSNLHGKEPIHFERVNISKSRNASNSVSYSFVPVFFNNKQDLILNPQESIYSDVVEFKVNEGEFIIVEISSSNLPSTLSGTFFFKDQPITSIFELSESTQNQFKTQLLSDLESVYLYGIFQIEVNTKEDVKTIVTFGDSITHDSKWAAPLAQNLYSKYPAKVSLINYGISGNRLLFDSEPNYFFGDAGIKRFEKDVFENNNKVDLVIVLEGTNDIVHPLTGTAPLSEKISSQNIIDGLKVLIEQAHNHSTKIILGTITPFYNYQSCWTKTEEKKRNTINEWIRNSSEPDGYIDFDKILRDPKDPKRLYYEYDKGDNLHLSKKGGQKLSDSVDLEWLLGLCN is encoded by the coding sequence GTGAACGGTGACCAAATTAGAATTTTATTTTCTAATTTACATGGAAAAGAACCAATTCACTTCGAACGTGTAAATATATCTAAATCCAGAAATGCATCTAATTCTGTGTCTTATTCATTTGTACCTGTATTCTTTAATAATAAACAAGATCTTATTTTAAATCCTCAAGAAAGTATTTATAGTGATGTGGTTGAATTTAAAGTTAATGAAGGGGAATTTATTATTGTAGAAATATCTTCAAGCAATTTACCTTCTACCTTAAGTGGAACATTTTTTTTCAAAGATCAACCTATTACTTCTATATTCGAACTATCAGAAAGTACACAAAACCAATTTAAGACACAACTTTTATCTGACCTTGAAAGTGTATATTTATATGGCATCTTCCAAATTGAAGTTAACACAAAAGAAGATGTAAAAACAATAGTAACGTTCGGAGATTCGATAACTCATGATTCTAAATGGGCTGCACCCTTAGCTCAAAACCTCTACTCCAAATATCCTGCAAAAGTTTCTTTAATTAATTATGGAATAAGTGGAAATAGATTGCTCTTTGATTCAGAACCAAACTATTTCTTCGGAGATGCTGGTATAAAAAGGTTTGAAAAAGATGTCTTTGAAAATAACAACAAAGTTGATTTGGTAATAGTGTTAGAAGGAACTAACGATATCGTTCATCCACTAACTGGTACAGCCCCTCTTTCAGAAAAAATTAGTTCTCAAAATATAATTGATGGTCTTAAAGTACTGATTGAACAAGCACATAACCACAGTACCAAAATAATCTTGGGAACCATTACCCCTTTTTACAACTACCAATCTTGTTGGACAAAAACCGAAGAAAAGAAAAGAAATACAATTAACGAATGGATACGAAACTCTAGCGAACCTGATGGTTACATAGATTTTGATAAAATTCTTAGAGATCCTAAAGATCCTAAACGACTATATTATGAATACGATAAAGGAGACAATCTTCATTTAAGCAAAAAAGGAGGACAAAAGCTATCTGATAGTGTAGATCTCGAATGGCTTTTGGGACTTTGTAATTAA
- a CDS encoding methyl-accepting chemotaxis protein, with amino-acid sequence MNFFEASVSLKDFVVSYDDQDKELILRNINNIKNMSLDYTKESTSLTNLHTYIENYEKYFNQIIELNNLKNTLINQDFINLSNNLKKIISDFKTKAKENNISTIVFYCDSALEILENINSFTTTYFVSESAGDKNSVLDAFNNLVSQLSIMEYGLVSEELEKMFTNIQSTVSEFRNVFDQIVEAIESQDPIIQEMEQLRVEILNLLEDQRAQLKEQQDTLGPQLIEKNNNSILLTIILTVIAFVVAIIMVIYLIRSITKPLLELRNKINQFKEGDLTVDFQVKSKDEIGQMALALSEMSKELRNSMGSIRQASGKVQESSVNLTKTSQESRENSEELKRQMDTIQTYAEETAGNVEEVTSGVDEVARAAQGVSRDAQRLSEEAENTNKAAQEGSQTILSISEIVKEAVERTKESQEEVTQLATNRKRCTKHSRNDKLDNGTNESTSLKCSDRSGKGRRSWKRICSSSR; translated from the coding sequence ATGAACTTTTTTGAAGCTTCTGTAAGTTTAAAAGATTTTGTTGTTAGTTACGATGACCAGGACAAGGAATTAATATTAAGGAATATTAATAATATTAAAAATATGTCCTTGGACTATACAAAAGAATCAACTTCTTTAACGAATCTACATACTTATATTGAGAATTACGAAAAATACTTTAACCAAATTATAGAGCTGAATAACTTAAAAAACACTCTTATAAATCAAGATTTTATTAACCTCTCAAATAATTTGAAAAAGATAATTTCGGATTTCAAAACTAAAGCTAAAGAAAACAATATTTCAACCATTGTTTTTTATTGCGATAGCGCACTGGAAATATTAGAAAATATTAACTCTTTTACTACAACCTATTTTGTTTCAGAATCAGCTGGGGATAAAAACAGTGTCTTAGATGCTTTTAATAACTTGGTTTCACAATTGTCCATTATGGAGTATGGACTAGTTTCAGAAGAATTAGAAAAAATGTTTACGAATATTCAAAGCACTGTGTCAGAATTTAGAAACGTATTTGATCAAATAGTAGAGGCAATCGAATCTCAAGACCCAATAATCCAAGAAATGGAACAATTAAGGGTAGAAATACTAAACCTATTAGAAGACCAAAGGGCTCAATTAAAAGAACAACAAGATACATTAGGGCCACAACTAATAGAAAAGAACAACAACTCCATCCTACTAACAATAATATTAACAGTAATAGCCTTTGTAGTTGCAATAATAATGGTCATATATCTAATACGCAGTATAACCAAACCATTACTTGAACTAAGAAACAAGATAAACCAATTCAAAGAAGGAGACTTAACAGTAGACTTTCAAGTAAAAAGCAAAGATGAAATAGGACAAATGGCGTTAGCTCTATCAGAGATGAGTAAAGAACTAAGAAATTCAATGGGATCGATAAGACAAGCTTCAGGCAAAGTACAAGAATCCTCAGTCAATCTAACCAAGACCTCCCAAGAAAGCAGAGAAAACTCAGAAGAACTAAAAAGACAAATGGATACGATACAGACATATGCAGAAGAGACAGCAGGAAATGTAGAAGAAGTAACCTCAGGAGTAGATGAAGTAGCAAGAGCGGCGCAAGGAGTATCGCGAGATGCCCAAAGATTAAGTGAAGAAGCAGAAAACACAAACAAAGCAGCCCAAGAAGGAAGTCAAACAATACTAAGCATAAGTGAAATAGTAAAAGAAGCAGTAGAAAGGACAAAAGAAAGCCAAGAAGAAGTAACCCAACTAGCAACGAATCGCAAAAGATGTACAAAGCATAGTAGAAACGATAAACTCGATAACGGAACAAACGAATCTACTAGCCTTAAATGCAGCGATAGAAGCGGCAAGGGCAGGAGAAGCTGGAAGAGGATTTGCAGTAGTAGCAGATGA
- a CDS encoding methyl-accepting chemotaxis protein — MVETINSITEQTNLLALNAAIEAARAGEAGRGFAVVADEIRKLAEESRNATDEISQILTNITQGTKKVNDSTNKVVETIEEVNKKMDNVLESFNNIRERIEKMNQGIENMTASAEEQSASAQEMSSAIERVARAVSEISEQLENSRKVIDRQLNQSVEINESAKELSELSSELEALVKRFKI, encoded by the coding sequence ATAGTAGAAACGATAAACTCGATAACGGAACAAACGAATCTACTAGCCTTAAATGCAGCGATAGAAGCGGCAAGGGCAGGAGAAGCTGGAAGAGGATTTGCAGTAGTAGCAGATGAAATAAGAAAGTTAGCCGAAGAGTCAAGAAACGCGACAGACGAAATAAGTCAGATACTAACAAACATAACGCAAGGAACAAAGAAAGTAAACGACTCAACAAACAAAGTAGTAGAAACGATAGAAGAAGTGAACAAAAAAATGGACAATGTACTAGAGAGTTTCAATAACATAAGAGAAAGAATAGAAAAGATGAATCAAGGGATAGAAAACATGACAGCAAGTGCAGAAGAACAAAGTGCAAGTGCACAAGAGATGAGTTCAGCGATAGAAAGGGTAGCCAGGGCAGTCTCAGAGATAAGTGAACAACTAGAAAACTCAAGAAAAGTAATAGACAGACAACTAAATCAATCAGTAGAGATAAACGAAAGTGCAAAAGAGTTGAGTGAATTATCATCTGAACTAGAGGCTTTAGTTAAGAGATTTAAAATATAA